A part of Salvelinus alpinus chromosome 23, SLU_Salpinus.1, whole genome shotgun sequence genomic DNA contains:
- the LOC139551002 gene encoding T-cell acute lymphocytic leukemia protein 1-like: MEKMKLDLCPGSPGAKSCIPLKQDSIRENGCQDLEDSKEENFTGEGVKTDDAPLRNTRNGTIILNGVAKETAYDALDLKREVPVIELLRRDDIKTGQQRTDSQTVPITELRRPPVPLPLPHRDALIDARMVQLSPNAFPLPARAMLYNLAQPLAAINSLGGESEQYGMYPSNRVKRRPAPYEVELDEAGQPKIVRRIFTNSRERWRQQNVNGAFSELRKLIPTHPPDKKLSKNEILRLAMKYISFLSNLLDDQDGGATVGVGDGTGLLVGGREGGPQVPRQDGVGLAREDDLLLQGALSPGSSCGSLPDGDGSPESFTEDQDSPPAPRTVPVPRGRDLRRNARPQDGGSQR, from the exons ATGGAAAAAATGAAGCTGGATCTTTGTCCTGGAAGTCCCGGTGCCAAGTCGTGCATCCCACTGAAGCAGGATTCCATCAGGGAGAATGGATGCCAAGACCTGGAGGACTCGAAGGAGGAAAACTTCACTGGGGAAGGGGTTAAGACAGATGACGCGCCTCTGCGGAACACGCGCAACGGGACCATCATCCTCAACGGCGTTGCCAAGGAAACCGCTTACGACGCCCTTGACCTGAAAAGGGAAGTACCAGTGATCGAGCTCTTGAGGAGAGACGATATAAAGACGGGACAGCAGAGAACCGACAGTCAAACGGTACCGATCACGGAGCTTCGCAGACCACCCGTGCCGTTGCCGCTGCCGCACCGAGACGCGCTGATCGACGCTCGAATGGTTCAGCTGAGCCCAAACGCGTTCCCTCTCCCGGCGCGAGCAATGCTCTACAACTTGGCGCAACCTCTCGCTGCCATCAACAG TCTTGGAGGGGAGTCGGAACAGTACGGCATGTACCCCAGCAACAGGGTAAAGCGCCGTCCTGCGCCTTACGAGGTTGAGCTCGACGAGG CTGGCCAACCAAAGATCGTAAGGCGGATCTTCACCAACAGCCGGGAGCGCTGGCGGCAGCAGAATGTCAACGGGGCGTTCTCCGAGCTCCGCAAACTCATCCCCACCCACCCACCGGACAAGAAGCTGAGCAAGAACGAGATCCTGCGTCTGGCCATGAAGTACATCAGCTTCCTGTCCAACCTGCTGGACGACCAGGACGGAGGGGCCACCGTGGGCGTGGGTGACGGGACAGGGCTGCTGGTGGGGGGCCGTGAGGGTGGACCCCAGGTCCCCCGTCAGGACGGGGTAGGACTGGCCAGGGAGGACGACCTCCTCCTCCAGGGCGCGTTGTCGCCCGGGTCCAGCTGCGGGAGTCTGCCAGATGGGGACGGCAGCCCCGAGAGCTTCACCGAGGACCAAGACTCACCTCCAGCCCCGAGAACTGTGCCCGTCCCGCGCGGTAGGGACCTACGACGCAATGCACGCCCACAAGATGGCGGCAGCCAGCGATGA